Genomic DNA from Balneolales bacterium ANBcel1:
GATCAGTTCCAGCACCGTACTGTACACCCGGTCAACTCCAAAAATAAACAGAGAAACTATGATGGAGAAAACGACGACAATCACCGTACTGTCAATGAGTT
This window encodes:
- the secE gene encoding preprotein translocase subunit SecE, coding for MNKITEYFQSVKKEMGKVSWPTQQELIDSTVIVVVFSIIVSLFIFGVDRVYSTVLELIFG